The Heliomicrobium gestii region TCCAAAGGCTTTCCGATCCCCCGCCGCCGAGGGTCTGTTATCAACTCACCCCGAAAACCCCAGATCCTGTCAAAGCATCGGCCATCGATCGGCTCAACCAGTTTGTTCAGTCGATTTTCCCTCCCAACAACACGCAGCAGGGGCGTTGACGAATGGGGAAAGACGATGGTACATTGATAAGTGTATATACACGAATTACGCCAACCCGGAAGGTCGATACTCATCATGACGCACATTCAAAACGGCTATCCTCACCCCCCGAGCCCATGTAACTGCATGAACGTCCGCCGGGCTTCTCGGGCTGTCACCCAATTCTATGATGAGGTTTTACAGCCGAGCGGTCTCACGACGGCCCAGATGGCGCTTCTGCGAAATCTGGATCAGCAAGAGCCGATGACCATGAGCGAACTGGCCAAAACGATGCGGATTGATCGCACCACTTTAAACCGCAATCTGAAGCCCTTGGCCGATGCCGGACTCATCGCCGTCAACCCCGGCAAAGACTCGCGCACCCGAGTGGTCACGCTCACCGCAACAGGGCATGCGTTGCTCGGGAGGGCGTGGGCGCTATGGGAAGAGGCGCAAGCATCGATCCAAGAATACATGGGGGAAGAGGAGCTTGCTAAACTGACAGAACTGCTGTCAAAGCTAGAGGCCCTTGCACCGTGAAGAAAAAAGGAGAGGATCCCATGAAATCGTTGTTTGATCCAACGACACTGGCCGGCATGCAACTGAAAAATCGCTTCATCCGGTCGGCCACGCACGATGGCGTCGCCGATGCAAGCGGACACATGACTGACGCGCTCCTTCAGATTTATGAAAATCTGGCGAAAGGCGGCGTTGGCGCCATGATCACGGGGCTCGCCTATGTCAGCGACCTGGAACAGCCGATAACGGGACAGATGGGCATCTATGACGATTCATTTATCGATGACTATAAAGGGCTGACGGAAACGGTCCATCGGTACGATGCGAAAATCATCCTGCAAATCGCTTGCATGGGGTCTCAGACTTTTCCTGCCCATGGCAAGATCATGTGGGGGCCGAGCGCCGTGGAAGATCTCTTCTATAAGACGACCCCGCAGGAAATGAGCGTCGAAGACATTCGACTCGCCCAAAGGGCCTTTGCCGATGCGGCGCTCCGGGCGAAACAGGCGGGCTTTGACGGTGTTCAAATCCATGGCGCCCATGGCTATCTGCTCAGTAAATTCCTGACGCCCCACTATAACCGCAGGACCGATGGCTATGGCGGCGGCATCGAGAACCGGTCCAGGATGGTCATCGAGACCTATCAGGCCATTCGGGAGAAGGTGGGCCCCGAGTACCCCGTTCTCACCAAAATCAATGGTGACGATTTTATGGATCAGGGGATGACCTTTTCGGAAAGCCGGTATGTCTGCGAGCGGTTGGCCGAATTGGGGATCGACGCCATCGAAATCAGCGGTGGCTTGGGTTCGTCGAGACCGAATGAGGGGACCGTACGGACCATCACGACCGAACAAGAATCCTACTTTCGGTCCTATGCGGCGCAAGTCGCCGAGGAGATCGATGTTCCGGTGATCCTGGTGGGAGGCAACCGAAATGTTGCCGCATTGACGGATCTGATCAATCAAACCGCCATCGAATACATATCCCTTTGCCGGCCGCTGATCCGGGAGAGCGATCTGGTGAACCGCTGGCAGAGCGGGGACGTGACCAGCCCACTCTGCGTTTCTTGCAACAAATGCTTCCGTCGCGGAGGAACGGTCTGCGTATTTCATCGGAAGAAGAAAGGCCTGTCGTGACGCTTGCGATGAAGCGCGAAAGCGGTTGACCTTGTCGTCAAGTGGTTGGCAGTCAGGCGGCGCTACGACTTGGAAGCGGTTTTTCTCAATTCAGAGATTGTACGATTTCATGAACGTCGATAATTTGCAGGCGCCATCGGGAGCGTGGAAAGGAAGACTGCCTTGGCGTTAATCACGGAGACTTCTGACCTAGACGCCTACCTCGCTGTTTCGGACGTAATTGATTGGGACAACCCGTCGATCCGCAAAATGGCCGGACAGTTGTTGGCAGGTAGCCACGATGACGTGGAGATCGTCCGCGCCATGTATCACTTCGTCCGAGACGAGATTGCCCACTCGGCCGACATCGGCGGGCAGGTCGTCACCTGCAAGGCCTCGGAAGTGCTTGAACACCGCCAGGGGATCTGTTACGCCAAAGCCCATCTGCTGGCGGCCTTGCTCAGATGCGCCGGGATCCCGGCGGGCTTTTGTTATCAAAGGCTGCTGTTGGATGATGAGCAGATGCCCTGGCTGGTCGTGCATGGGCTGAACGCGGTGTACATCGGAAGGGAAAAGAAGTGGATCCGTCTCGACGCCCGGGGAAACAAGGCGGGTGTGGAAGCCGAGTTTTCCCTGGAGGGGGAGAAGCTGGCCTTTCCGGTCCGGACGGAATTCGGCGAATCGGAGGATCTCATGATCTATGCCCAGCCGAGCGAAAAGGTCGTGCAGGCGCTGCAACGCCATCAAACGGTGGCGGCCCTGTTCGCGAACCTTCCGTCGGAAATATGAAGGAACTGGCCGACGGGTTTGCCATGTTGGCGCCCATCTACCACTTCTTTTTAGGATTGAGAAGAGCGAGGCCATGACGCCGGTCGACGAGAGCCTGGCAATTATTTGGCGCTGCTTGTTCGTTTGTAAAAAGAAGGACTTTCTCAAAAAGCTGTAGAAGAATGTCGAATATTGAATTGATGTTTAAAATTAAATTGTGTGTGAAAGGACGTGTTGGACGAGAGAGACGCGAAAAAAAGAGTCAAGGTCCCTTAGACCGGGGTTCAAGTAACCACGACGTCAGTGACATCGATGCACAACATACGTGAAGGGACTTGAGTGGAATGAACTTTCGTTATCTCCCAATCGGAAAAAAGCTATACCTGGGCTTCGGTCTGGTAACAGTGCTCATGCTTTCGGTGATCGTATTTTCCTATATCCAGTTTGTCGCCGAGTCCGATGCGGTGGCGATAAACGTGCACACCTACGAGGTCATGCGCGAAGCTGACGGGATGTTGACCAGTTTAGTCAACATGGAAACGGGTGAACGCGGGTATGCCCTCACGGGAAAGGAAGAGTTTCTGGAACCCTATAACAGCGGCAAGTCCAGCTTCCAGCAGCATTTTGATAAGATCAAACAACTGACGTCGGATAACCCCAAACAGCAGGATCGACTTACCCTCTTGACCAAGCAAGAAAAGGAATGGCTACAGGCCGAGGCGGATCGGCTGATTGAATTGCGGCGTCAAGCGGGCGCCGGTCAAGCGAAACTGGAAGACGTCCTCGCCTTTGTGCAGGCGGGAAAAGGCAAGCAGAGCATGGACGGCATGCGCAAGCTCCTAGCCGACATCAATGCGGAGGAAAGCAACCTCTTGGTCAAGCGCACCGACGAACTTCACAAGACCGAGGCGAAGACCAAGCTAACCATGCTTGGCGGCGGCGCCGTGGGCGGCCTGCTCGCCTTTCTCTTCGCTTTTTTGATCACCGGCGTCATTACCAAACCGGTCAATCTTCTGTATGAAGAACTGACGAAACTGGCCCAAAACGGCGGCGATCTGCGGCAAAAGATCCAAGTGGACGCCAAAGATGAGATCGGCGATTTGGCGAAGGCGATCAATCAGTTTTTAGCCGACCTCCGGGGGATCATGAGCCAGGTGCTGTCGGGCGCCGAGAATGTCTCCACATCCACATCCGAACTGAGCGCCAGCGCCGGGCAATCGGCGCAAGCGATCAATCAGGTCGCCGCTTCGATTACCGATGTGGCCCAAGGGGCCGATAAGCAGGTCCATGCGGTCAGTGAAGCCACGGCGGTCATCGAAGAGATGTCCGCCGGTATTCAGCAGGTGGCCACCAATGCCAATGCCGTCTCCACTGTCGCCGAAAAAACAGCCAAAGCGGCAGCAGAAGGCGATAAATCGGTCAACGCGGCCATGAACCAGATGGGCAGCATTGAAAAAACCGTCTCCAGTTCGGCTCAGGTGGTGACAAAGCTTGGCGAACGCTCGAAAGAGATCGGCCAGATTGTCGATACGATTTCCGGGATCGCCGGACAGACCAACCTCCTGGCGTTGAACGCGGCCATCGAGGCGGCGCGCGCCGGCGATCAAGGCAAAGGGTTTGCTGTTGTCGCCGAAGAGGTGCGCAAGTTGGCGGAACAGTCCCAGGAGGCGGCCCAGCGGATTGCGCGATTGATCTCGGAAATCCAGGTCGAGACGAGCCAGGCCGTGGTGGCGATGCAGGACGGAAGCCGTGAAGTGAGAGTCGGCGCCGATGTGATGAACAGCGCCGGAAAAGCCTTCAAAGAGATCGTCACGCTCATCGATCAAGTTTCGTCCCAGGTCAGCGAGATCTCTGCGGCCATCCAGCAGATGGCCTCGGGGAGCCAGCAGATCGTCACCTCGGTGAAAGACATCGACCGTTTTAGCAAGGACGCCGCCGGCCAGACACAAACCGTGTCGGCGGCGACGGAGGAACTGTCCGCATCGATCGAACAAATCTCCTCTTCCAGTGAAGAGTTAGAGAAAATGGCCGATGAACTAAAGGCCGCTGTCAACAAGTTCAAGGTGTGAGTCTTTCGCAACGCCACCCAAGCAGCGTGTGCAGTGGAGGCAGGGGGAGGGCGGTTTCAGCGATGAAGCCGTCTTTTCTTCTGCCTGCCCGCCATAGGCGTTGTCTGTAAGGGGAAGTCCCGAACGCTGAATCTGGCTAAAGCGGGGGTGTTCGTCCTGTGGCGAGGCCGAAGCAAGTTGAGAACTTCACACCGCACTCAAGTAAAATACAGATGAAACAAACTCGCCCAAGAAAATACGCTGCCATTGGGCGAGAAGGAACAGCCCGGCATTCGTCCAATACTACGATTGTCAGGGGTTATCTTTGTAAGACTGATGACAGAGAGGAGGCGAGGTGGTTGCCCATGGAAGAGAAAATGGTTCCTCTTGACGCGGCCCAGCGGGAAGTGCGCAAAATGGCCGACATGATGGCGGC contains the following coding sequences:
- a CDS encoding MarR family winged helix-turn-helix transcriptional regulator, giving the protein MTHIQNGYPHPPSPCNCMNVRRASRAVTQFYDEVLQPSGLTTAQMALLRNLDQQEPMTMSELAKTMRIDRTTLNRNLKPLADAGLIAVNPGKDSRTRVVTLTATGHALLGRAWALWEEAQASIQEYMGEEELAKLTELLSKLEALAP
- a CDS encoding NADH:flavin oxidoreductase; protein product: MKSLFDPTTLAGMQLKNRFIRSATHDGVADASGHMTDALLQIYENLAKGGVGAMITGLAYVSDLEQPITGQMGIYDDSFIDDYKGLTETVHRYDAKIILQIACMGSQTFPAHGKIMWGPSAVEDLFYKTTPQEMSVEDIRLAQRAFADAALRAKQAGFDGVQIHGAHGYLLSKFLTPHYNRRTDGYGGGIENRSRMVIETYQAIREKVGPEYPVLTKINGDDFMDQGMTFSESRYVCERLAELGIDAIEISGGLGSSRPNEGTVRTITTEQESYFRSYAAQVAEEIDVPVILVGGNRNVAALTDLINQTAIEYISLCRPLIRESDLVNRWQSGDVTSPLCVSCNKCFRRGGTVCVFHRKKKGLS
- a CDS encoding transglutaminase-like domain-containing protein, producing MALITETSDLDAYLAVSDVIDWDNPSIRKMAGQLLAGSHDDVEIVRAMYHFVRDEIAHSADIGGQVVTCKASEVLEHRQGICYAKAHLLAALLRCAGIPAGFCYQRLLLDDEQMPWLVVHGLNAVYIGREKKWIRLDARGNKAGVEAEFSLEGEKLAFPVRTEFGESEDLMIYAQPSEKVVQALQRHQTVAALFANLPSEI
- a CDS encoding methyl-accepting chemotaxis protein; translation: MNFRYLPIGKKLYLGFGLVTVLMLSVIVFSYIQFVAESDAVAINVHTYEVMREADGMLTSLVNMETGERGYALTGKEEFLEPYNSGKSSFQQHFDKIKQLTSDNPKQQDRLTLLTKQEKEWLQAEADRLIELRRQAGAGQAKLEDVLAFVQAGKGKQSMDGMRKLLADINAEESNLLVKRTDELHKTEAKTKLTMLGGGAVGGLLAFLFAFLITGVITKPVNLLYEELTKLAQNGGDLRQKIQVDAKDEIGDLAKAINQFLADLRGIMSQVLSGAENVSTSTSELSASAGQSAQAINQVAASITDVAQGADKQVHAVSEATAVIEEMSAGIQQVATNANAVSTVAEKTAKAAAEGDKSVNAAMNQMGSIEKTVSSSAQVVTKLGERSKEIGQIVDTISGIAGQTNLLALNAAIEAARAGDQGKGFAVVAEEVRKLAEQSQEAAQRIARLISEIQVETSQAVVAMQDGSREVRVGADVMNSAGKAFKEIVTLIDQVSSQVSEISAAIQQMASGSQQIVTSVKDIDRFSKDAAGQTQTVSAATEELSASIEQISSSSEELEKMADELKAAVNKFKV